A portion of the Bacteroidota bacterium genome contains these proteins:
- the arr gene encoding NAD(+)--rifampin ADP-ribosyltransferase → MKDTITTLGVSDVLDNGPFYHGTKADLRVGDLLTAGFNSNYNPEVIMNHIYFTALVNGAGLAAALAKGEGRERVYIVEPTGIFENDPNVTDKKFPGNPTRSYRTKAPLKIVGEVTDWVRQTPEELQKWRDKLANVKPHSRGEIIN, encoded by the coding sequence ATGAAAGACACAATTACTACACTTGGCGTGTCTGACGTTTTAGACAATGGCCCCTTCTACCACGGGACGAAAGCGGATTTGCGGGTTGGCGATCTGCTGACAGCTGGGTTCAATTCAAATTACAACCCAGAGGTTATAATGAATCACATTTATTTTACAGCCTTGGTAAATGGCGCGGGACTTGCTGCGGCCTTGGCCAAAGGCGAAGGACGCGAACGTGTCTATATCGTCGAACCGACTGGGATTTTTGAAAATGACCCGAACGTTACCGACAAAAAATTCCCGGGTAATCCGACACGATCATATCGCACCAAAGCTCCATTGAAAATTGTTGGCGAAGTTACAGATTGGGTAAGACAAACACCTGAGGAACTCCAAAAATGGCGCGACAAGTTGGCGAATGTCAAACCCCATTCTAGAGGAGAAATTATCAATTAG
- a CDS encoding integron integrase — protein MEKGKLLDQVRSRMRLRHFSMRTEQAYLYWIKRFILFHHKRHPREMGEKEVEAFLSNLAVIGKVSASTQNQAFNALLFLYRTIFGRELGNVADVVRANRPRRLPVVFTREEMQAILARLHGTNKLIASLLYGSGFRLQECLKLRVKDIDFGRGLIIVREAKRNKDRIVPLPEKIKEELKLHLRMVTILHERDLMHGEGEVMLPDALARKYPGAGKEIAWQYVFPASKLSVDPRTKKKMRHHLDESAVQRAVKEAITLTCPRKNGSCHSFRHSFATHLLEQGYDIRTVQELLGHQNLQTTMIYTHVLNKGGLAVLSPLDR, from the coding sequence ATGGAAAAAGGAAAATTGCTCGACCAGGTTCGGTCCCGTATGCGGCTTCGGCACTTCAGCATGCGAACTGAACAAGCATATCTTTATTGGATCAAACGATTTATCCTCTTTCATCATAAACGACATCCGCGCGAAATGGGGGAGAAAGAAGTTGAGGCGTTCCTCTCTAATCTCGCTGTTATCGGAAAGGTCTCTGCATCAACACAAAATCAGGCGTTCAATGCACTTCTTTTCCTCTATAGAACAATCTTCGGACGTGAGCTTGGCAATGTTGCAGACGTCGTGCGTGCTAACCGGCCTCGCCGGCTTCCTGTCGTCTTTACAAGAGAAGAAATGCAGGCTATCCTCGCACGGCTGCACGGGACAAATAAATTGATCGCTAGCCTGCTCTACGGGTCAGGCTTCCGTCTGCAGGAGTGCCTTAAGCTCAGGGTCAAGGATATCGACTTCGGAAGGGGACTTATCATTGTGAGGGAAGCGAAAAGAAATAAAGACCGCATCGTCCCTCTCCCCGAAAAAATCAAAGAAGAACTGAAGCTCCATTTAAGAATGGTAACGATCTTGCACGAGCGTGATTTGATGCACGGGGAAGGGGAGGTTATGTTGCCGGATGCGCTCGCGAGAAAATATCCGGGCGCGGGAAAAGAAATTGCCTGGCAATACGTTTTCCCCGCTTCGAAACTCTCGGTCGATCCCCGCACCAAGAAAAAAATGCGCCATCATCTCGATGAAAGCGCTGTGCAAAGAGCGGTGAAGGAAGCGATCACCCTCACCTGCCCCCGGAAGAATGGCAGTTGCCACTCATTCAGGCACTCGTTTGCAACGCATTTGCTCGAACAAGGGTATGATATCCGTACTGTGCAGGAACTGCTCGGACACCAGAATCTGCAGACAACGATGATCTATACTCACGTCCTCAATAAGGGGGGGCTCGCCGTTCTGAGTCCGCTGGATCGATAG